From Alosa sapidissima isolate fAloSap1 chromosome 2, fAloSap1.pri, whole genome shotgun sequence, one genomic window encodes:
- the cd28 gene encoding cytotoxic T-lymphocyte protein 4 isoform X2: MYNSLIIASLVYLATPAVNGLRIVQPYRVVATDDQATVECRYASPPRYQPLELHVTLLKGLYGAVSICGGYVNSTIGSMQTQGTKACKVTLSERGVNVSVAGMKEDDTDLYRCVVKVLYPPPYLERFGNGTLVYVPGERILSDRTKQVPNTRNGSQSGVDGTNADPAREAERHPERDAGPGGDMGGAPTPSGDGDWDSDSLRHDLPGQRD; encoded by the exons ATGTATAACTCTCTGATCATTGCGAGCCTTGTCTACCTAGCCACACCTGCAGTGAATG GCCTGCGCATCGTGCAGCCGTATCGCGTGGTGGCGACTGACGACCAGGCGACGGTAGAGTGTCGCTACGCCTCCCCTCCCCGCTACCAGCCCCTGGAGCTTCACGTGACACTGCTCAAGGGTCTCTATGGCGCCGTCAGCATCTGCGGCGGCTACGTAAACTCCACCATCGGCAGCATGCAGACGCAGGGGACCAAGGCTTGCAAAGTCACGCTGAGCGAGAGGGGCGTCAACGTGAGCGTCGCCGGCATGAAGGAAGACGACACTGACCTGTACCGCTGTGTGGTGAAGGTCCTCTACCCCCCGCCCTACCTGGAGAGGTTCGGCAATGGCACCCTGGTGTATGTCCCAGGTGAGAG AATACTCAGTGACAGAACCAAACAAGTACCAAACACCAGAAATGGATCTCAATCAGGGGTTGACGGAACTAATGCCGACCCAGCAAGAGAGGCAGAAAGGCACCCAGAAAGAGATGCAGGGCCTGGGGGTGACATGGGTGGAGCTCCCACTCCCTCTGGTGATGGCGATTGGGATTCTGATAGTCTGCGCCATGATTTGCCAG GTCAACGGGATTAG
- the cd28 gene encoding cytotoxic T-lymphocyte protein 4 isoform X1 codes for MYNSLIIASLVYLATPAVNGLRIVQPYRVVATDDQATVECRYASPPRYQPLELHVTLLKGLYGAVSICGGYVNSTIGSMQTQGTKACKVTLSERGVNVSVAGMKEDDTDLYRCVVKVLYPPPYLERFGNGTLVYVPEYSVTEPNKYQTPEMDLNQGLTELMPTQQERQKGTQKEMQGLGVTWVELPLPLVMAIGILIVCAMICQVNGIRHARRHGRSTQPLTPRVIPKII; via the exons ATGTATAACTCTCTGATCATTGCGAGCCTTGTCTACCTAGCCACACCTGCAGTGAATG GCCTGCGCATCGTGCAGCCGTATCGCGTGGTGGCGACTGACGACCAGGCGACGGTAGAGTGTCGCTACGCCTCCCCTCCCCGCTACCAGCCCCTGGAGCTTCACGTGACACTGCTCAAGGGTCTCTATGGCGCCGTCAGCATCTGCGGCGGCTACGTAAACTCCACCATCGGCAGCATGCAGACGCAGGGGACCAAGGCTTGCAAAGTCACGCTGAGCGAGAGGGGCGTCAACGTGAGCGTCGCCGGCATGAAGGAAGACGACACTGACCTGTACCGCTGTGTGGTGAAGGTCCTCTACCCCCCGCCCTACCTGGAGAGGTTCGGCAATGGCACCCTGGTGTATGTCCCAG AATACTCAGTGACAGAACCAAACAAGTACCAAACACCAGAAATGGATCTCAATCAGGGGTTGACGGAACTAATGCCGACCCAGCAAGAGAGGCAGAAAGGCACCCAGAAAGAGATGCAGGGCCTGGGGGTGACATGGGTGGAGCTCCCACTCCCTCTGGTGATGGCGATTGGGATTCTGATAGTCTGCGCCATGATTTGCCAG GTCAACGGGATTAGGCACGCCAGGAGACACGGTAGAAGCACCCAGCCACTGACACCCAGAGTAATACCAAAGATCATCTGA
- the cd28 gene encoding cytotoxic T-lymphocyte protein 4 isoform X3, translating to MYNSLIIASLVYLATPAVNGLRIVQPYRVVATDDQATVECRYASPPRYQPLELHVTLLKGLYGAVSICGGYVNSTIGSMQTQGTKACKVTLSERGVNVSVAGMKEDDTDLYRCVVKVLYPPPYLERFGNGTLVYVPEKPECSPTEMQYQTPKLDQGNDRTNDDPEREAGPVG from the exons ATGTATAACTCTCTGATCATTGCGAGCCTTGTCTACCTAGCCACACCTGCAGTGAATG GCCTGCGCATCGTGCAGCCGTATCGCGTGGTGGCGACTGACGACCAGGCGACGGTAGAGTGTCGCTACGCCTCCCCTCCCCGCTACCAGCCCCTGGAGCTTCACGTGACACTGCTCAAGGGTCTCTATGGCGCCGTCAGCATCTGCGGCGGCTACGTAAACTCCACCATCGGCAGCATGCAGACGCAGGGGACCAAGGCTTGCAAAGTCACGCTGAGCGAGAGGGGCGTCAACGTGAGCGTCGCCGGCATGAAGGAAGACGACACTGACCTGTACCGCTGTGTGGTGAAGGTCCTCTACCCCCCGCCCTACCTGGAGAGGTTCGGCAATGGCACCCTGGTGTATGTCCCAG AGAAACCAGAATGCTCACCGACAGAAATGCAGTACCAAACCCCGAAACTGGATCAGGGAAACGACAGAACTAACGACGACCCAGAAAGAGAAGCAGGGCCTGTGGGGTGA
- the cd28 gene encoding cytotoxic T-lymphocyte protein 4 isoform X4, which produces MYNSLIIASLVYLATPAVNGLRIVQPYRVVATDDQATVECRYASPPRYQPLELHVTLLKGLYGAVSICGGYVNSTIGSMQTQGTKACKVTLSERGVNVSVAGMKEDDTDLYRCVVKVLYPPPYLERFGNGTLVYVPGERETRMLTDRNAVPNPETGSGKRQN; this is translated from the exons ATGTATAACTCTCTGATCATTGCGAGCCTTGTCTACCTAGCCACACCTGCAGTGAATG GCCTGCGCATCGTGCAGCCGTATCGCGTGGTGGCGACTGACGACCAGGCGACGGTAGAGTGTCGCTACGCCTCCCCTCCCCGCTACCAGCCCCTGGAGCTTCACGTGACACTGCTCAAGGGTCTCTATGGCGCCGTCAGCATCTGCGGCGGCTACGTAAACTCCACCATCGGCAGCATGCAGACGCAGGGGACCAAGGCTTGCAAAGTCACGCTGAGCGAGAGGGGCGTCAACGTGAGCGTCGCCGGCATGAAGGAAGACGACACTGACCTGTACCGCTGTGTGGTGAAGGTCCTCTACCCCCCGCCCTACCTGGAGAGGTTCGGCAATGGCACCCTGGTGTATGTCCCAGGTGAGAG AGAAACCAGAATGCTCACCGACAGAAATGCAGTACCAAACCCCGAAACTGGATCAGGGAAACGACAGAACTAA